Below is a genomic region from Mycolicibacter hiberniae.
CGCGACATCCGGCCGCAGCCGGCGGCACTGCGCCGTCGCGGCCCGCAGCGTCTGCGGTGTCAGCACCCGCACCCCATCGAGTTCGCCACCGCGGCGCCAGATCTCGGCGAACCGGGACAACTCGAACGCGGTGGAGATGGTGTTCGACGACGGCACCACCGTGGTGAGGAAGAACGGACTGTTGGTCACCGGGATGATCTCGTACACCGAGCCGCCGATGGCCTTACGGAACACCGCGACCGCCGCGCCCGTAGGCTGCTTGCCGGTCGCGTGACTGGGCGCCACCAGTGGAATGTCCTGCGGTGCAACGCCGTAATTGGTCCATCGGAATCCCAGTGGATCCAGGATCTCGGTCGCCAGGACCTCCCGGATGTCCTTACCGGTGGCCGCCCGCACGATCTCGCGGGTCAGCGGCCCCCAGGTCAGCGCGTGGTACATGTGCATCAAACCTGGGCGATACACCGGCCGCAGCTTGGCCAGCTGTGCCTGGGCGTACTCGGGGTCGTCGGCGCGGTTCAGGTCGGGCTTGGGCCCGGTGGCGAACGGCACCCCGGCGCTGTGGGTCATCACGTGCCGAATGGTGGTGCGGTGCTTGCCGTGACTGGTGTATTCCGGCAGGTAGTCGCACACCTTGTCGTCGAGTGCGAAGGCGCCGCGCTCGGCCAGCATGTGCATCACGGTGCTGGTGATGGCCTTGGCGGTCGAATACACGCAGAACGGGGTATCGACGCTCACCG
It encodes:
- the lipE gene encoding lipase LipE, with product MTPDGTVRIPADLDAVTAVGEEDHSGIDPAAVERIWQAARYWYAGGLHPAIQLCLRHNGRVILNRAIGHGWGNGPEDPEDAEHVPVSVDTPFCVYSTAKAITSTVMHMLAERGAFALDDKVCDYLPEYTSHGKHRTTIRHVMTHSAGVPFATGPKPDLNRADDPEYAQAQLAKLRPVYRPGLMHMYHALTWGPLTREIVRAATGKDIREVLATEILDPLGFRWTNYGVAPQDIPLVAPSHATGKQPTGAAVAVFRKAIGGSVYEIIPVTNSPFFLTTVVPSSNTISTAFELSRFAEIWRRGGELDGVRVLTPQTLRAATAQCRRLRPDVATGLAPLRWGTGFMLGSARFGPFGRNAPAAFGHLGLVNCAIWTDPERGLSAGLISSGKPGQDPEVKRYTALMNTITAQIPISSR